In the genome of Saccharomonospora viridis DSM 43017, one region contains:
- the sucB gene encoding 2-oxoglutarate dehydrogenase, E2 component, dihydrolipoamide succinyltransferase, with the protein MAYSVTLPELGESVTEGTVTRWLKQEGDRVEVDEPLLEISTDKVDTEVPSPVAGTLLRIVAREDETVEVGGELAVIDDGSGGEADSGATAAAPSTPSEPSAPSAPSESQPAQPEPQAAAPSAPSGAAAGTPVTLPELGESVTEGTVTRWLKQVGDTVEVDEPLLEISTDKVDTEVPSPVAGTLLEITVGEDETVEVGAQLAVVGPAGAAPAPQAPAAQPEPEPQPAPAPQAPQAQPAPAPQPAPQPEPQPKPAPAPQPAPSAPAPAPQQAPAAPAAPAKREGGSTPYVTPLVRKLAAEHGIDLSTVKGTGVGGRIRKQDVLAAAEAKQQEAAKQQAPAAPATPSRPAPTAVSESEKAALRGTVQKASRIRQITAAKTKESLQISAQLTQVHEVDVTKVAQLRQRAKAAFREREGVNLTFLPFFAKATVEALKQHPNVNASYNEETKEITYHGSINLGIAVDTERGLLSVVIHDAGELSLSGLAHRIADLAERARNNKVTPDELTGGTFTITNLGSNGALFDTPIIVQPQSGILGVGAVVRRPVVVTDAEGNDTIAIRSMAYLPLTYDHRLIDGADAGRFLTTIKQRLEEGNFEDELGL; encoded by the coding sequence ATGGCGTACTCCGTCACACTGCCGGAGCTCGGTGAGAGCGTCACCGAGGGCACCGTCACCCGGTGGCTGAAGCAGGAGGGTGACAGGGTGGAGGTCGACGAGCCGCTGCTCGAGATCTCCACCGACAAGGTCGACACCGAAGTACCTTCGCCCGTGGCGGGCACGTTGCTCCGGATCGTGGCGCGTGAGGACGAGACCGTGGAGGTCGGCGGCGAACTCGCCGTGATCGACGACGGTTCGGGCGGCGAGGCCGACAGCGGTGCGACCGCTGCGGCGCCCTCCACGCCCTCCGAGCCCTCAGCTCCTTCCGCACCGTCGGAGTCGCAGCCGGCACAGCCCGAGCCGCAGGCCGCGGCCCCGTCGGCCCCCTCCGGCGCCGCGGCAGGCACACCGGTGACGCTGCCGGAGCTCGGTGAGAGCGTCACCGAGGGCACCGTCACCCGGTGGCTGAAGCAGGTCGGCGACACGGTGGAGGTCGACGAGCCACTGCTGGAGATCTCCACCGACAAGGTCGACACCGAAGTACCTTCGCCCGTGGCGGGCACGCTGCTCGAGATCACCGTGGGTGAGGACGAGACCGTGGAGGTCGGCGCTCAGCTGGCCGTCGTGGGGCCCGCCGGCGCCGCTCCGGCACCGCAGGCGCCCGCTGCTCAGCCTGAGCCTGAGCCGCAGCCCGCGCCCGCCCCGCAGGCTCCGCAGGCACAGCCCGCCCCTGCTCCGCAGCCGGCCCCACAGCCTGAGCCGCAGCCCAAGCCCGCGCCCGCCCCGCAGCCGGCTCCGAGCGCACCTGCTCCGGCACCGCAGCAGGCTCCGGCCGCCCCGGCCGCCCCGGCCAAGCGCGAGGGCGGGAGCACGCCGTACGTCACGCCGCTGGTGCGCAAGCTCGCTGCCGAGCACGGCATCGACCTGAGCACCGTCAAGGGCACCGGTGTCGGTGGCCGCATCCGGAAGCAGGACGTGCTGGCCGCCGCGGAGGCCAAGCAGCAGGAAGCCGCCAAGCAGCAGGCTCCGGCCGCCCCGGCCACTCCGTCCCGGCCCGCGCCGACCGCGGTGTCGGAGTCGGAGAAGGCCGCGCTGCGTGGCACGGTGCAGAAGGCCAGCCGCATCCGCCAGATCACGGCCGCCAAGACCAAGGAGTCGCTGCAGATCTCGGCCCAGCTCACGCAGGTGCACGAGGTCGACGTCACCAAGGTCGCGCAGCTGCGGCAGCGCGCGAAGGCGGCGTTCCGCGAGCGCGAGGGTGTGAACCTGACGTTCCTGCCGTTCTTCGCCAAGGCCACGGTCGAGGCGCTCAAGCAGCACCCGAACGTCAACGCCTCCTACAACGAGGAGACGAAGGAGATCACCTACCACGGCTCGATCAACCTCGGCATCGCCGTGGACACCGAGCGTGGTCTGCTGTCGGTGGTCATCCACGACGCGGGTGAGCTGAGCCTGTCCGGGCTGGCCCACCGGATCGCCGACCTGGCGGAACGCGCCCGCAACAACAAGGTGACCCCGGACGAGCTCACCGGCGGCACGTTCACGATCACCAACCTCGGCAGCAACGGCGCGCTGTTCGACACGCCGATCATCGTGCAGCCGCAGTCGGGCATCCTGGGCGTGGGCGCGGTCGTGCGGCGTCCCGTCGTGGTCACCGACGCCGAGGGCAACGACACCATCGCGATCCGCTCGATGGCCTACCTGCCGCTGACCTACGACCACCG
- the lpdA gene encoding dihydrolipoyl dehydrogenase produces MTDAEADLVILGGGSGGYAAAFRAAQLGLSVTLIEKDKLGGTCLHRGCIPTKALLHAAEVADSARDGEQFGVKTVFDGVDIAGVHKYKNSVVTRLYKGLQGLAKAHKINYVEGTGTFVGGTTVDVEGTRYTGKHLVLATGSYSKTIPGLELGGRIITSEDALSLDFVPKKAVVLGGGVIGVEFASVWASFGSEVTIVEALPRLVPAEDEFSSKQLERAFRRRKIAFKTGVKFTGAKQDENGVTVSLESGETLEADVLLVAVGRGPNTAGHGYDEAGVRMERGFVLTDERLRTNLPNVYAVGDIVPGLQLAHRGFQQGVFVAEDIAGLNPTPIDESGIPRVTYSHPEVASVGLTEVQAKEKYGPNITTFTYDLAGNGKSQILKTSGAVKLIKAPDGPIVGLHMVGDRVGELIGEAQLIYNWEAFPEDVAPLIHAHPTQTEALGEAHLALAGKPLHVHG; encoded by the coding sequence GTGACCGACGCTGAAGCCGACCTGGTGATCCTTGGTGGCGGATCCGGTGGTTATGCCGCGGCGTTCCGCGCCGCCCAGCTGGGCCTATCCGTCACTCTGATCGAGAAGGACAAGCTGGGCGGCACCTGCCTGCATCGAGGCTGCATTCCGACCAAGGCGTTGCTCCACGCCGCCGAGGTCGCCGACTCGGCGCGGGACGGCGAACAGTTCGGCGTCAAGACCGTGTTCGACGGCGTCGACATCGCCGGTGTCCACAAGTACAAGAATTCGGTGGTCACGCGGCTGTACAAGGGACTGCAGGGACTCGCGAAGGCCCACAAGATCAACTACGTGGAGGGCACCGGGACCTTCGTCGGCGGCACCACCGTCGACGTGGAAGGCACCCGCTACACCGGGAAGCACCTCGTGCTCGCCACCGGTTCGTACTCGAAGACGATCCCCGGTCTGGAACTCGGCGGGCGCATCATCACCAGCGAGGACGCGCTGTCCCTCGACTTCGTACCCAAGAAGGCCGTCGTGTTGGGCGGCGGCGTGATCGGCGTCGAGTTCGCCAGTGTCTGGGCCTCCTTCGGTTCCGAGGTCACCATCGTAGAAGCGCTGCCCCGACTGGTACCGGCGGAGGACGAGTTCTCCTCCAAGCAGCTTGAGCGGGCGTTCCGTCGGCGCAAGATCGCTTTCAAGACGGGTGTGAAGTTCACCGGCGCGAAGCAGGACGAGAACGGCGTCACCGTGTCGTTGGAGTCCGGTGAAACCCTCGAGGCCGACGTGCTGCTGGTCGCCGTGGGTCGAGGCCCGAACACCGCGGGTCACGGCTACGACGAGGCGGGCGTCCGCATGGAACGCGGTTTCGTGCTGACCGACGAGCGCCTGCGCACCAACCTTCCGAACGTCTACGCCGTCGGCGACATCGTGCCGGGCCTGCAGCTGGCACACCGTGGTTTCCAGCAGGGTGTCTTCGTCGCCGAGGACATCGCGGGGCTCAACCCGACCCCCATCGACGAATCCGGCATCCCGCGGGTCACGTACTCCCACCCCGAGGTGGCGTCCGTGGGCCTGACCGAGGTCCAGGCGAAGGAGAAGTACGGTCCCAACATCACCACCTTCACCTACGACCTGGCGGGCAACGGCAAGAGCCAGATCCTCAAGACCTCCGGTGCCGTGAAGCTCATCAAGGCTCCCGACGGCCCAATCGTCGGGTTGCACATGGTCGGGGACCGCGTCGGCGAGCTGATCGGTGAGGCGCAACTCATCTACAACTGGGAGGCATTCCCCGAGGATGTCGCCCCGTTGATCCACGCCCACCCCACTCAGACCGAGGCCCTCGGCGAAGCGCACCTCGCTCTGGCTGGCAAGCCGCTGCACGTGCACGGCTGA
- a CDS encoding SMI1/KNR4 family protein: protein MIPGTTSPSGDGGEGFVEAAVRTVLTAADDEVDVTVGQAALLLACANADSASEHVVRQWRRATGRPVTRLVPDALTARAWAMLFAARGVTPDWAGELPPLDLDAEEHAHRQHLAGVRRRPGVEATLAELAAQAEERAEAGDVPGAREAVATWARVARDTPRPDMATLAGCRRVAVLLTEGALALPESWVHAYADSLVAALHTRYPVDAMGSSWPELIDEILHLRGMPDTAPPPASNEALAEAERRLGVVLPDSYRRFLLTCDGLPADVVFPRLLSVSELTTRTTEDGVGVEVVIAEPSVLLLRPTSGEVLEHDPVFGVSVHRDIRALLEYHRRLLEASTGAVDHLDDTGAW from the coding sequence GTGATCCCGGGCACCACGTCCCCGAGCGGTGACGGCGGTGAGGGTTTCGTCGAGGCCGCCGTGCGCACCGTTCTCACGGCGGCCGACGACGAGGTGGACGTCACGGTCGGTCAAGCGGCGTTGTTGCTGGCGTGCGCCAATGCGGACTCAGCGAGTGAGCATGTGGTCCGGCAGTGGCGACGCGCGACGGGCCGACCTGTGACGCGGCTGGTTCCGGACGCCCTGACCGCGCGGGCGTGGGCGATGTTGTTCGCCGCGCGTGGGGTCACCCCCGACTGGGCCGGCGAACTGCCGCCGCTGGATCTCGACGCGGAGGAGCACGCTCACCGGCAACACCTGGCCGGGGTCCGACGCCGCCCCGGTGTGGAGGCCACGCTCGCCGAACTGGCCGCGCAAGCGGAGGAGCGTGCGGAAGCGGGGGACGTCCCCGGTGCCCGGGAGGCCGTGGCCACGTGGGCACGTGTGGCGCGTGACACCCCACGTCCGGACATGGCCACGCTCGCGGGCTGCCGTCGGGTCGCGGTGCTGTTGACGGAGGGTGCGCTCGCTCTGCCGGAAAGTTGGGTGCATGCCTACGCCGACTCCCTCGTCGCCGCTCTGCACACCCGGTATCCGGTCGACGCGATGGGGTCCTCGTGGCCTGAACTGATCGACGAGATCCTGCACCTTCGCGGTATGCCGGACACCGCACCGCCGCCGGCGTCGAACGAGGCACTGGCCGAGGCCGAACGTCGCCTCGGTGTCGTGCTGCCGGACTCCTACCGCCGGTTCCTGCTCACCTGCGACGGACTACCGGCCGACGTCGTCTTCCCGCGCCTACTGAGCGTGAGTGAACTCACCACTCGGACGACGGAGGACGGTGTCGGGGTCGAGGTGGTGATCGCCGAACCCAGCGTGTTGCTGTTGCGCCCGACGAGTGGCGAGGTACTCGAACACGACCCGGTGTTCGGCGTCAGCGTGCATCGGGACATCCGCGCGCTGCTCGAATACCACCGGCGACTGCTGGAGGCCTCCACCGGTGCCGTAGATCACCTCGACGACACAGGGGCTTGGTGA
- a CDS encoding leucyl aminopeptidase, whose amino-acid sequence MSVPKLSLSDNSEAALAKTRAEVVVVGTVQGPDGLELAAGAEAVDAAFDGTLADVLTTLGATGKLEETVKVPSMGKIPAGVVIAVGLGEPDEVTDERVRRAAGASGRLLAGHKRVLTTLSALDLQAAVEGTVLGAYRFTDYKSEPGDAPPSTVEFAAPEEGTTRAHRATLKAAGAIAEAVTLARDLVNTPPNDLFPASFADRAKELANANGLDIEVLDEKALKRKGFGGILGVGGGSSRPPRLLRVAYRGSKAKKSVALVGKGITFDTGGISLKPAAGMDEMTSDMSGAAAVLASVVLAAKLKYPLEVVAHIPLAENMPSGTSYRPGDVLTMYGGKTVEVLNTDAEGRLVLADAITRACEEEPDYLIETSTLTGAQKVALGDRTSGIMGSDEFRDRVAETAQATGENGWPMPLPEELRSELDSKLADLANVTGQRWGGMLAAGIFLREFVAEGVQWAHIDIAGPAYNSGSPWGYTGKGGTGVPVRTIAAVLADIAENG is encoded by the coding sequence GTGAGCGTGCCGAAACTGTCCCTGTCCGACAATTCCGAGGCGGCATTGGCCAAAACTCGCGCCGAGGTCGTCGTGGTGGGCACCGTCCAAGGGCCCGATGGACTCGAACTGGCAGCCGGGGCAGAGGCGGTGGATGCCGCGTTCGACGGCACGCTGGCCGATGTTCTGACCACCTTGGGCGCCACGGGCAAGCTCGAGGAGACCGTGAAGGTCCCGAGCATGGGCAAGATCCCCGCGGGGGTCGTGATCGCCGTGGGCCTGGGAGAACCCGACGAGGTCACCGACGAGCGGGTGCGCCGGGCGGCCGGTGCTTCCGGACGGCTGCTGGCGGGGCACAAGCGGGTGTTGACCACGCTGTCCGCGCTGGACCTGCAGGCCGCGGTCGAGGGCACCGTGCTCGGCGCCTACCGCTTCACCGACTACAAGTCCGAACCGGGTGACGCGCCACCGTCCACCGTGGAATTCGCTGCGCCCGAGGAGGGCACCACCCGTGCACACAGGGCGACGCTGAAGGCGGCCGGGGCCATCGCCGAGGCGGTCACCCTTGCCCGCGACCTGGTCAACACGCCCCCGAACGACCTGTTCCCCGCCTCCTTCGCCGATCGGGCCAAGGAGCTGGCCAACGCCAATGGTCTCGACATCGAGGTGCTCGACGAGAAGGCGCTGAAGCGTAAGGGCTTCGGCGGCATCCTCGGGGTCGGTGGCGGGTCGTCCCGCCCGCCGCGGCTGCTGCGGGTGGCCTACCGCGGGAGCAAGGCGAAGAAGAGCGTGGCGCTGGTGGGCAAGGGCATCACGTTCGACACCGGTGGCATCTCGCTCAAACCCGCCGCGGGCATGGACGAGATGACCTCGGACATGAGCGGTGCCGCGGCCGTGCTCGCCTCCGTGGTGTTGGCGGCGAAGCTCAAGTACCCGCTCGAGGTCGTGGCGCACATCCCACTCGCGGAGAACATGCCGTCGGGCACGTCGTACCGGCCGGGGGACGTGCTCACGATGTACGGCGGCAAGACCGTGGAGGTGCTCAACACCGACGCCGAGGGCCGTCTGGTGTTGGCCGACGCGATCACACGGGCGTGCGAGGAGGAGCCGGACTATCTCATCGAGACGTCCACGTTGACCGGTGCGCAGAAGGTGGCCCTGGGCGACCGCACCTCGGGGATCATGGGTTCGGACGAGTTCCGCGACCGTGTCGCCGAGACCGCGCAGGCCACGGGTGAGAACGGCTGGCCGATGCCGCTGCCGGAGGAACTGCGCTCCGAACTGGACTCCAAGCTCGCCGACCTCGCGAACGTGACCGGCCAGCGGTGGGGTGGCATGCTCGCCGCGGGGATCTTCCTGCGCGAGTTCGTGGCCGAGGGCGTGCAGTGGGCGCACATCGACATCGCGGGTCCCGCCTACAACTCCGGCTCCCCGTGGGGCTACACGGGTAAGGGCGGTACGGGCGTGCCGGTGCGCACGATCGCCGCGGTTCTGGCCGACATCGCCGAGAACGGCTGA
- a CDS encoding branched-chain amino acid aminotransferase produces the protein MTTTIPFSHRPSTRPASAERVAEVLAKPGFGVYFTDHMVTVTWTEEKGWHDAELRAYEPLQLDPATAVLHYGQAIFEGLKAYRQPDGSVKAFRPDANAARFRRSARRMAMPELPDELFLGSIRELLAVDSRWVPTRQGDSLYLRPFMIATEVGLGVNSPSRSYIYTLIASPAGSYFAGGVKPVSVWLSTEYVRAAPGGTGEAKCAGNYAASFVAQAQAVEQGCDQVVWLDATERRYVEEMGGMNLFFVFGSGSDAKVVTPELSGSLLPGVTRDSLLRLASDFGYQVEERKLSTDEWEKAAASGELTEVFACGTAAVITPVGRVKHAGGEFRIADGQPGEVTMRLREELTGIQEGTRPDPHGWMHALG, from the coding sequence ATGACTACCACGATCCCGTTTAGCCACCGTCCCAGCACTCGTCCGGCCTCGGCGGAACGGGTAGCTGAGGTACTGGCGAAGCCGGGGTTCGGGGTGTACTTCACCGACCACATGGTCACGGTGACGTGGACGGAGGAGAAGGGCTGGCACGACGCCGAGCTTCGGGCGTACGAGCCGCTACAACTGGACCCGGCCACGGCCGTGTTGCACTACGGACAGGCGATCTTCGAGGGCTTGAAGGCGTATCGGCAGCCGGACGGTTCCGTGAAGGCGTTCCGGCCCGACGCCAACGCCGCCCGTTTCCGGCGGTCGGCCCGCAGGATGGCGATGCCGGAACTGCCCGACGAGCTCTTCCTCGGCTCGATCCGGGAACTGCTCGCCGTCGACAGCCGTTGGGTGCCGACACGGCAGGGTGACTCGCTCTACCTGCGGCCGTTCATGATCGCGACCGAGGTGGGGCTCGGGGTCAACAGCCCGTCGCGGAGCTACATCTACACGCTCATCGCCTCTCCGGCGGGTTCGTACTTCGCCGGTGGGGTGAAACCGGTGAGTGTGTGGTTGTCCACCGAATACGTGCGAGCTGCGCCCGGCGGCACCGGTGAGGCCAAGTGCGCCGGGAACTACGCCGCCTCCTTCGTGGCGCAGGCGCAGGCGGTGGAGCAGGGCTGCGACCAGGTCGTCTGGCTCGACGCCACCGAACGCCGCTACGTCGAGGAGATGGGCGGCATGAACCTGTTCTTCGTCTTCGGCTCCGGCAGTGACGCGAAGGTGGTGACGCCGGAGCTGAGCGGCTCCCTGCTGCCCGGCGTCACCCGGGACTCCCTGCTGCGGCTGGCCTCCGACTTCGGCTATCAGGTCGAGGAGCGCAAGCTGTCCACCGACGAGTGGGAGAAGGCAGCGGCCTCCGGTGAACTGACCGAGGTGTTCGCCTGCGGGACGGCCGCGGTGATCACGCCCGTCGGCCGGGTCAAGCACGCCGGGGGTGAGTTCCGCATCGCCGATGGCCAGCCGGGTGAAGTCACCATGCGGTTGCGTGAGGAACTCACCGGCATCCAGGAAGGCACCCGTCCGGATCCGCACGGATGGATGCACGCTCTGGGCTGA
- a CDS encoding nicotinate-nucleotide--dimethylbenzimidazole phosphoribosyltransferase, whose amino-acid sequence MPIEFAEVPRPDDLPHTTSRRPFGTLDTLADWLVACQGQSPPTPPRRPRIVVFAADHGIAAKGVSARSPETTRRLVEELLEGGTPLGVLAGETGSGVRVVDVAVDSEDSGEFKIRRGSGSIDVEDALTDDETEQAVRVGMRLADAEVDAGADLLIPAELGVGVTTASSTLVAALTDTEPVAVVGRGSGIDDNAWMRKAAAIRDALRRARPVITEPLALLRTVGGADLAAIAGFLAQAAVRRTPVLLDGLAVCAAALLAEELAPGARAWWMATHRTTEPAHALALEHLDLSPLVDFGIAEGAGTGAAALVSLLSMAATLRRTPV is encoded by the coding sequence GTGCCTATCGAGTTCGCCGAGGTTCCCCGTCCTGACGATCTGCCGCACACGACGAGCCGCCGTCCGTTCGGCACGCTCGACACACTCGCCGATTGGCTCGTCGCGTGTCAGGGCCAATCCCCGCCGACCCCACCACGCCGACCGAGGATCGTGGTGTTCGCCGCGGATCACGGCATCGCCGCCAAGGGTGTGTCCGCCCGCTCCCCCGAGACCACCCGGCGACTCGTCGAGGAACTCCTCGAAGGAGGTACCCCGCTCGGGGTCCTCGCCGGCGAAACCGGCAGCGGAGTACGGGTCGTCGACGTCGCCGTCGATTCCGAGGACTCCGGGGAGTTCAAGATCCGTCGAGGCTCGGGGTCGATCGACGTCGAGGACGCCTTGACAGACGACGAGACGGAGCAGGCGGTTCGCGTGGGCATGCGGCTCGCCGACGCCGAGGTGGACGCGGGCGCTGATCTGCTCATCCCGGCCGAGCTCGGCGTGGGGGTCACCACCGCCTCATCGACCCTGGTGGCGGCGCTCACCGACACCGAGCCCGTCGCCGTCGTCGGACGCGGCTCGGGGATCGACGACAACGCCTGGATGCGTAAGGCCGCCGCCATCCGTGACGCCCTGCGCAGAGCACGGCCGGTGATCACCGAACCGCTGGCGCTGCTGCGGACGGTGGGTGGTGCCGACCTCGCCGCCATCGCCGGATTCCTGGCCCAGGCCGCGGTACGCCGCACCCCCGTGCTGCTCGACGGGCTCGCCGTGTGCGCGGCAGCACTGCTCGCCGAAGAACTCGCCCCCGGAGCCCGGGCATGGTGGATGGCGACACACCGGACGACCGAACCCGCCCACGCCCTGGCGCTGGAACACCTGGACCTTTCCCCGCTCGTGGACTTCGGCATCGCAGAGGGAGCGGGGACGGGGGCCGCCGCTCTCGTTTCCCTGCTCTCGATGGCCGCGACACTGCGCCGGACACCCGTGTGA
- the ispD gene encoding 2-C-methyl-D-erythritol 4-phosphate cytidylyltransferase, with protein sequence MGERRAPGAAGVVLASGAGTRVGAATNKVYLPLAGRCVVSWSLNAFAQVPGIDTLVLVTRPVDAEFVERVLRDEVSADVEVVHGGRTRQESELAALRHLRERIETGAIDTVLLHDGARPLVSTGLIAEVLRVAREHGGALPGLRADDIAAIADDTGDTVTSPGEDTLVRAQTPQGFHAAPLLEAYERAEAEGFVGTDTASCVERFGGLPVRWVPGEEHNIKITYPHDLALAERVLTQGRE encoded by the coding sequence GTGGGTGAGCGCAGAGCGCCGGGGGCGGCCGGCGTCGTTTTGGCCAGTGGTGCGGGTACGCGGGTAGGGGCCGCGACCAACAAGGTGTACCTGCCGTTGGCCGGTCGATGCGTGGTGTCGTGGTCGTTGAACGCGTTCGCCCAGGTCCCGGGGATCGACACCCTGGTGTTGGTGACCAGGCCGGTGGACGCGGAGTTCGTCGAGCGGGTACTGCGGGACGAGGTCTCGGCCGACGTCGAGGTCGTCCACGGCGGTCGGACGAGGCAGGAGTCGGAGCTCGCCGCGCTGCGCCATCTGCGTGAGCGCATCGAGACGGGCGCGATCGACACGGTGCTCCTGCACGACGGCGCTCGTCCCTTGGTGAGCACCGGCTTGATCGCGGAGGTGCTGCGGGTGGCCCGGGAACACGGTGGCGCATTGCCGGGGCTGCGGGCCGACGACATCGCGGCGATCGCCGACGACACCGGGGACACGGTGACGTCCCCGGGAGAGGACACGCTGGTGCGTGCCCAGACCCCGCAGGGGTTCCATGCGGCACCGTTGTTGGAGGCCTACGAACGAGCCGAGGCCGAGGGTTTCGTCGGTACGGACACGGCGTCCTGCGTGGAGCGGTTCGGCGGGTTACCCGTGCGGTGGGTGCCCGGGGAGGAACACAACATCAAGATCACCTATCCCCACGATCTCGCGCTCGCCGAGCGGGTGCTCACCCAGGGCCGTGAGTGA
- a CDS encoding aldo/keto reductase family protein, translating into MEFRRLGRSGLSVSEIAYGNWLTHASQVEEEQAHACIKAALDAGITTFDTADVYANTAAEAVLGRGLAGQRRESLEICTKVFWPTGPKGPNDKGLGRKHIMESAHASLKRLGTDYIDLYQAHRFDHTVPLEETMTAFADLVRQGKVLYIGVSEWNAEQIARGAALARELKIPFVSNQPQYNMLWRVIEEQVVPTCEREGMSQIVWSPIAQGVLTGKYKPGQPPPEGSRATDQKGGAKMVEQFLRDEVLTRVERLRPLADQAGLTLAQLAVAWVLQNGNVASAIIGASRPEQVQENVKAAGVKLDADLMQAIDDVLDGVVERDPSLTKSPIL; encoded by the coding sequence ATGGAATTTCGTCGTCTCGGCCGCAGTGGCCTCTCGGTCAGTGAAATCGCCTACGGTAACTGGCTCACCCACGCCTCCCAGGTGGAGGAGGAACAGGCCCACGCGTGTATCAAAGCCGCGCTCGACGCGGGCATCACGACCTTCGACACGGCCGATGTCTACGCGAACACCGCCGCCGAAGCGGTGCTCGGCCGCGGCCTCGCCGGTCAGCGCAGGGAAAGCCTGGAGATCTGCACGAAGGTCTTCTGGCCGACCGGTCCGAAGGGACCGAACGACAAAGGCCTCGGACGCAAGCACATCATGGAGTCGGCCCACGCGTCGCTCAAGCGCCTCGGCACCGACTACATCGACCTCTACCAGGCGCACCGGTTCGATCACACCGTGCCGCTCGAGGAAACGATGACGGCGTTCGCCGACCTGGTCCGCCAGGGCAAGGTGCTCTACATCGGAGTGTCCGAATGGAACGCCGAACAGATCGCCCGCGGAGCCGCGCTCGCACGCGAGCTGAAGATCCCGTTCGTGTCGAACCAGCCGCAGTACAACATGCTGTGGCGCGTCATCGAGGAACAGGTCGTGCCGACCTGTGAGCGCGAGGGCATGAGCCAGATCGTGTGGTCCCCCATCGCGCAAGGCGTGCTCACCGGTAAGTACAAGCCGGGTCAGCCGCCGCCCGAGGGTTCCCGCGCCACCGACCAGAAGGGCGGCGCGAAGATGGTCGAGCAGTTCCTCCGCGACGAGGTCCTCACGCGGGTGGAACGGCTGCGCCCGCTGGCCGATCAGGCCGGTCTGACGCTGGCCCAGCTCGCCGTCGCCTGGGTGCTGCAGAACGGCAACGTCGCCTCCGCCATCATCGGCGCGTCCCGTCCCGAGCAGGTCCAGGAGAACGTGAAGGCCGCCGGCGTCAAGCTCGACGCCGACCTGATGCAGGCCATCGACGACGTGCTGGACGGGGTCGTGGAACGCGACCCGAGCCTGACCAAGAGCCCCATCCTGTGA
- a CDS encoding DUF3043 domain-containing protein, which translates to MRFLRRSSTKEADTKAKANGTDTAVDGAESSTDAPLPKGYTPGKGRPTPKRREAEGKRRGPVAPPPRTTREAIRRSRELRKQNPVSKEERRAAVRERRERMLAGDERYLLPRDRGPVKAYVRDLVDSRRNVLGLFMPLAIVVFITLLIPSLVVQQYATLLTTVMLLGMIVEGYLNGRRIVKAVRAKFPKEDIRGASIGWYAFVRASQLRKLRVPRPRVQPGDRVD; encoded by the coding sequence GTGAGGTTCTTGCGTCGTTCCAGCACCAAAGAGGCCGACACCAAGGCCAAAGCCAACGGCACCGACACGGCTGTCGACGGCGCCGAGTCCTCGACGGACGCGCCGCTTCCCAAGGGGTACACCCCCGGTAAAGGACGTCCCACGCCCAAACGGCGTGAAGCCGAGGGTAAACGGCGGGGTCCGGTGGCACCTCCTCCCCGTACGACTCGTGAGGCCATCCGGCGTAGCCGGGAGCTGCGGAAGCAGAACCCGGTGAGCAAGGAGGAGCGCCGTGCCGCCGTCCGGGAACGACGGGAACGCATGCTCGCCGGTGACGAGCGTTACCTGCTGCCCAGGGACCGCGGACCGGTCAAGGCGTATGTCCGCGACCTGGTCGACTCACGACGCAACGTACTCGGCTTGTTCATGCCGTTGGCCATCGTCGTGTTCATCACGCTGCTGATCCCGAGCCTGGTGGTACAGCAGTACGCGACGTTGCTCACCACGGTGATGCTGCTCGGCATGATCGTGGAGGGCTACCTCAACGGTCGACGTATCGTCAAGGCCGTACGCGCGAAGTTCCCCAAGGAGGACATCCGCGGTGCCTCGATCGGCTGGTACGCCTTCGTGCGGGCCAGCCAACTGCGCAAACTCCGAGTGCCCAGGCCGCGTGTGCAGCCCGGTGACCGGGTCGACTAG
- a CDS encoding HesB/IscA family protein has protein sequence MTTAEQTGNTSANAGEATHGVTLTEAAAAKAKALLEQEGRDDMHLRIAVQPGGCAGLRYQLFFDERTLDGDLFREFDGLRVAVDRMSAPYLEGAEIDFVDTIEKQGFTIDNPNAGGSCACGDSFH, from the coding sequence ATGACGACCGCTGAGCAGACCGGCAACACCTCCGCCAACGCCGGCGAGGCCACACACGGCGTCACGCTGACCGAGGCCGCCGCCGCCAAGGCGAAGGCGCTGCTCGAGCAAGAGGGCCGGGACGACATGCACCTGCGCATCGCCGTGCAGCCCGGTGGCTGCGCCGGTTTGCGCTACCAGCTCTTCTTCGACGAGCGCACCTTGGACGGCGACCTGTTCCGAGAGTTCGACGGCCTCCGGGTAGCGGTCGACCGGATGAGTGCTCCGTACCTCGAAGGCGCCGAGATCGACTTCGTCGACACCATCGAGAAGCAGGGTTTCACCATCGACAACCCGAATGCCGGTGGTTCATGCGCCTGCGGCGACTCCTTCCACTGA